CCATCAAGATAGGAGAAAGAAAAGCAGATCCTTCAAGAACATACGGTTATTACCGTACTGAAATATTAGCTGCCGTAATTAATGCAGTCGTTTTACTCGGCATTTCATTGTATGTATTGTTTGAAGCGTATCAGCGTTTTCAAAATCCGCCGGAAGTACAAAGCAAGGCAATGCTGATTGTAGCAGGAATTGGATTATTGGTGAATATAGCCGGAATGATGATTCTCAGAAAAGATTCAGAAGGAAGTCTGAATATGAAAGGAGCTTACTTTGAAGTTCTTTCAGATATGCTTACTTCAGTTGGAGTAATGATTGCCGGAGTTATTATGCTCACAACAGGATGGTATTATGCAGACCCGTTGATCTCAGCAGCCATCGGACTTTTGATTTTCCCAAGAACATGGAAGCTCTTGAAAGAAGCCATCAATGTTTTGCTGGAAGGAACCCCTAAAGATGTGGATATTCATGAACTGCGGAAATCATTGGAGAAAACCTCAGGGGTAAAAAATGTTCATGATCTGCATGTATGGTCTCTTACTTCAAGTGTAAATGCCATGAGTGCCCATATTGTAAAAGAAGCTGGTATTCCTCAGAATCAGCTGTTAAAAACATTAACGGAATCGACCGTCAATAATTTTAAAATAAGCCATACTACTTTTCAGATAGAAGAAGAGGGATACGAAGAAAATGAAGTACATCTGTAAAATTTTAAAAATTAACAATGAAAAAAGATATAGAAAACAAGCTCATCGATAAAAATACAAAACCTACCAGTATGAGAATTCTGGTATATGATTTTTTAAGCTCTCAGGAGGCTGCATTATCTCTGTCTGAAATAGAAAACTACTTTGATAATGCTGACAGAATTACAATCTACAGAACCCTGAAAACCTTTGAAGAAAAAGGAATCGTACACAGTATTCAGGAGAATACCACAACAAAATACAAATTATGCGATGACGACTGCGATGAAAAAACTCACAAAGACTGGCATTTGCATTTCTACTGTAAAATATGCAAACAGACCACTTGCAAAGAAGATATTTCCTTCCCGGAAAACATACAGACCAATTTCAGAATTGATGAAATAAGGCTCTTTGCTAAAGGAATCTGCGAAAACTGTCTTGAAAGTTTGCAATAGCATTGCATCAGTTTCAACCCTAAATTTGTATAAAAATATCAGTTATGGAAAAATGCTGCAGTACAACTCCGGAAAAACCAAATACAAAAGGATATCAACATAATCATTCGGAAGTAGACGGACATGATCATGACGGACATGACCACTCTCATGATTCCGGTGATCAGACAGTCTTTCAGATGTTTCTTCCGGCTATTATATCTTTTGTAATTTTATTATTAGGTATTGCTTTTGACAACTATATAAAACCAACATGGTTTACAGGCTGGGTACGTTTAGTCTGGTTCCTGGCGGCTTACATTCCTGTAGGATTACCTGTATTAAAAGATGCTTATAAAAGTATCCTTAAGGGAGGTGTGTTTTCAGAATTCTTTTTGATGAGCATAGCCACTATTGGTGCTTTTGCTATCGGAGAGTATCCTGAAGGAGTAGCCGTAATGCTCTTTTACGCTGTAGGAGAGGTATTTCAGTCTATGGCAGTGACCAGAGCAAAAGGAAATATAAAAGCTTTGCTTGATCAGCGTCCGGATGAGGTGACGATTATGGAAAATAATCAACCGCGGACGATCAAGGCAAAAGAAGCGAAAATTGGAGATATTATTCAGTTGAAACCCGGTGAAAAGCTTGCATTGGACGGAGAACTTCTGTCAGATAAAGCTTCATTCAATACCGCAGCACTTACCGGAGAAAGTAAACCGGATACCAAGAATAAAGGAGAAGTGGTATTGGCAGGGATGATCAATATGAACAATATTGCTCTGGTAAAAGTAAGTACCGCTTATGAAGACAGTAAGCTGAGTAAGATACTGGAGATGGTTCAGAATGCAACGGCTCAAAAAGCCCCAACAGAATTGTTCATCAGAAAATTTGCCAAAGTCTATACCCCTATCGTCGTGTTTTTAGCCATAGGAATCTGTCTGCTGCCTTATTTTTTTGTCGATGATTACCAGTTCAGAGATT
This genomic window from Chryseobacterium sp. MEBOG06 contains:
- a CDS encoding Fur family transcriptional regulator, with the translated sequence MKKDIENKLIDKNTKPTSMRILVYDFLSSQEAALSLSEIENYFDNADRITIYRTLKTFEEKGIVHSIQENTTTKYKLCDDDCDEKTHKDWHLHFYCKICKQTTCKEDISFPENIQTNFRIDEIRLFAKGICENCLESLQ
- a CDS encoding cation diffusion facilitator family transporter, producing MENTQTPSAASRHKKSLLIVLCLSGTYLIAEVIGGIMTNSLALLADAAHMLTDVVGLLLALIAIKIGERKADPSRTYGYYRTEILAAVINAVVLLGISLYVLFEAYQRFQNPPEVQSKAMLIVAGIGLLVNIAGMMILRKDSEGSLNMKGAYFEVLSDMLTSVGVMIAGVIMLTTGWYYADPLISAAIGLLIFPRTWKLLKEAINVLLEGTPKDVDIHELRKSLEKTSGVKNVHDLHVWSLTSSVNAMSAHIVKEAGIPQNQLLKTLTESTVNNFKISHTTFQIEEEGYEENEVHL